In Tenebrio molitor chromosome 8, icTenMoli1.1, whole genome shotgun sequence, a genomic segment contains:
- the LOC138137396 gene encoding cytochrome b-c1 complex subunit Rieske, mitochondrial-like, protein MSKILSTSSLWRHFARASTILQTTPLPPPPPLLTYAHTDIKVPDWTPYRRKSGKNPTAKSSESVDERRLIPYMVAGAGLTIAAYGTKSETIRHVVFMAPSAEVLALAKIEINLEDIGEGKNATFKWRGKPLFIKHRTPEQIEIERNVDVSTLRDPEHDSDRVKDPEWLVVIGVCTHLGCVPIADSGDWGGYYCPCHGSHYDHSGRIRKGPAPTNLEVPEYKFTDECTLVVG, encoded by the coding sequence ATGTCAAAAATCCTCTCCACCTCTTCCCTTTGGCGACACTTCGCGCGTGCTTCAACCATCCTCCAAACCACCCCATTGCCGCCACCTCCACCCCTCCTCACCTACGCCCACACCGACATCAAAGTCCCCGACTGGACCCCTTACCGCCGCAAGTCCGGCAAGAATCCCACCGCCAAGAGCTCCGAATCCGTCGACGAAAGAAGACTCATCCCCTACATGGTGGCGGGTGCCGGCCTCACGATCGCCGCCTACGGCACCAAAAGCGAAACCATCCGCCACGTCGTCTTCATGGCACCCTCAGCGGAGGTCCTCGCTTTGGCCAAAATCGAGATCAACTTGGAGGATATTGGCGAGGGTAAAAACGCTACTTTTAAGTGGAGGGGCAAGCCGTTGTTCATCAAGCACCGCACCCCGGAACAAATCGAGATTGAGAGGAACGTGGATGTGTCGACCCTGAGGGATCCGGAGCACGACAGCGATAGGGTGAAGGATCCCGAGTGGCTGGTGGTGATAGGGGTATGTACGCACTTGGGGTGTGTGCCGATTGCTGACTCCGGGGATTGGGGAGGGTATTATTGTCCTTGCCACGGCTCGCATTACGATCATTCGGGGAGGATCAGGAAGGGGCCGGCGCCTACTAATCTGGAGGTCCCGGAGTATAAATTCACGGATGAGTGCACCCTAGTGGTGGGTTGA